From Candidatus Eremiobacterota bacterium, the proteins below share one genomic window:
- the trpC gene encoding indole-3-glycerol phosphate synthase TrpC, translated as MILDRIVERKRECLAEAKKRVPLGELRDREAPPPRDFAGALSRKGHGLIAEYKKASPSRGTFHNAPDLATQAALYGRYADAMSVLTEEDHFSGSLDDLLTARRLVELPLLRKDFIIDAYQVHEARASGADAVLLIAEALEAGELAGLYSLVRELGMEALVEVHEEVSLEHVLPLSPPMVGINNRNLKDMTITRETTKRIAPLIPEGILIVSESGITSGDHLEELMPYAGAFLIGSAFMAGGDPEACLREFTAILARSSPR; from the coding sequence GTGATCCTTGATCGCATCGTGGAGAGAAAGCGGGAGTGTCTTGCCGAGGCGAAGAAGAGGGTGCCCCTCGGGGAACTGAGGGACCGCGAGGCACCTCCTCCCAGGGATTTCGCAGGAGCTCTCAGCAGGAAAGGCCATGGCCTCATCGCCGAGTACAAAAAAGCATCGCCGTCAAGAGGCACCTTTCATAACGCCCCTGACCTTGCCACACAGGCGGCCCTTTACGGGCGTTATGCCGATGCAATGAGCGTCCTCACTGAAGAGGACCACTTCTCGGGGAGTCTCGACGATCTCCTCACGGCGCGCCGCCTCGTGGAGCTGCCCCTCCTCAGGAAGGATTTCATCATTGACGCTTACCAGGTTCACGAAGCCAGGGCTTCAGGTGCCGATGCCGTCCTTCTCATTGCCGAAGCCCTCGAAGCCGGCGAGCTTGCCGGCCTTTACTCCCTTGTGAGAGAGCTCGGGATGGAGGCTCTCGTGGAAGTCCACGAGGAAGTGTCCCTGGAGCATGTCCTTCCCCTCAGCCCCCCCATGGTAGGCATCAACAACAGGAACCTCAAAGATATGACCATTACCAGGGAGACGACAAAAAGGATCGCCCCCCTCATCCCGGAAGGAATCCTCATCGTAAGCGAATCGGGAATCACCTCAGGAGATCACCTTGAGGAGCTCATGCCCTATGCCGGGGCATTTCTCATAGGCTCGGCCTTCATGGCGGGAGGAGATCCCGAGGCGTGCCTGAGGGAGTTCACGGCCATCCTTGCACGGTCTTCGCCGCGCTGA
- the trpD gene encoding anthranilate phosphoribosyltransferase, with product MLNKLTRKENLTADEAAHLMEKMMRNEYSPVMAGALLTALRIKGETVDEITAFARVMHTFCHRVNFPTKEPLLDTCGTGGDGVGTYNISTTVALIAASAGIRVAKHGNRAASSKSGSADVLEALGFSLSLPAEKLVECLLKTGFCFLFAREHHQAMLAIAPVRKDLGIRTVFNLLGPLTNPAGATHQVVGLFSPDHLETVAHVLERLGTRRALVVHGDGTDEFTVTGPSRYIEVRDGRITAKILYPEECDLTRARHESLLGGDAAENAGIIRDVLTPRKVKKDPKRDMALLNAGAALYVAGHSPSIKEGVNAARNLIEKGKALQKLEEIKAFTIQASLSRGEEGVRKP from the coding sequence ATGCTGAACAAGCTCACAAGAAAAGAGAATCTCACTGCCGATGAGGCCGCACACCTCATGGAAAAGATGATGCGGAACGAATACAGCCCCGTGATGGCCGGTGCACTTCTCACCGCTCTCAGGATAAAAGGGGAAACCGTCGATGAGATCACTGCTTTCGCCCGCGTCATGCACACCTTCTGCCACCGCGTCAACTTTCCCACGAAAGAGCCCCTGCTGGACACCTGCGGCACTGGTGGCGACGGTGTCGGCACCTACAATATCTCGACAACGGTAGCTCTCATTGCCGCCTCGGCGGGAATAAGAGTGGCCAAGCACGGGAACAGGGCCGCCTCATCAAAGAGCGGGAGCGCCGATGTCCTTGAGGCCCTGGGCTTTTCCCTCTCCCTTCCCGCGGAAAAGCTCGTGGAATGCCTTCTCAAGACAGGCTTCTGCTTTCTCTTCGCCAGGGAGCACCACCAGGCCATGCTGGCCATTGCCCCCGTGCGCAAGGACCTGGGAATAAGGACCGTCTTCAACCTCCTGGGCCCCCTCACGAACCCCGCGGGGGCCACGCACCAGGTCGTGGGCCTCTTCTCGCCCGATCACCTTGAGACAGTGGCCCATGTCCTGGAAAGGCTGGGCACAAGGCGGGCCCTTGTCGTCCACGGCGACGGCACCGATGAATTTACTGTCACGGGGCCTTCACGGTACATTGAGGTCCGCGACGGGCGCATCACGGCAAAGATCCTCTACCCCGAGGAATGCGACCTCACCAGGGCCAGGCACGAGAGCCTCCTGGGCGGCGACGCCGCCGAGAACGCCGGGATTATAAGGGATGTGCTGACGCCGCGAAAGGTGAAAAAGGACCCCAAAAGGGACATGGCCCTCCTCAATGCCGGGGCGGCCCTCTACGTGGCGGGCCACTCGCCATCCATCAAGGAAGGCGTGAATGCCGCAAGAAACCTCATAGAAAAGGGGAAAGCCCTTCAAAAGCTTGAGGAGATCAAGGCCTTCACGATACAGGCCTCGCTTTCCCGGGGGGAGGAGGGAGTGAGAAAGCCGTGA
- a CDS encoding aminodeoxychorismate/anthranilate synthase component II: protein MKKILFIDNFDSFTYNLVDEFEKRRCLVKIYRNNLAMDEYEALFREFSPDLLVFSPGPSAPRDAGCSIDLIKTYAGKVPMFGVCLGLQCMIEAFGGKVGHAGEIVHGKTSLITHDGKGIFSGLPSPLPVGRYHSLAGLEIPLVLEVAARKKDIVMAVRHQSLPVTGVQFHPESILTAAGGAIIDNVLSGREG from the coding sequence ATGAAAAAGATACTCTTCATCGACAATTTCGACAGCTTCACGTACAACCTGGTGGACGAGTTTGAAAAACGCCGCTGCCTCGTGAAAATATACAGGAATAACCTTGCCATGGATGAGTATGAAGCCCTCTTCAGGGAATTTTCGCCCGATCTGCTGGTCTTTTCCCCCGGGCCCTCGGCACCCCGTGACGCCGGGTGCAGTATAGACCTTATCAAGACTTACGCCGGGAAAGTCCCCATGTTCGGCGTCTGCCTGGGCCTCCAGTGCATGATCGAGGCCTTCGGAGGGAAAGTGGGCCATGCCGGGGAGATCGTCCATGGGAAAACGTCCCTCATCACTCACGACGGGAAAGGGATCTTCTCAGGGCTTCCCTCACCTCTCCCCGTAGGGCGCTACCATTCCCTCGCGGGCCTCGAGATCCCTCTGGTCCTCGAAGTGGCGGCGCGCAAGAAAGACATTGTAATGGCAGTGCGACACCAGAGCCTGCCGGTCACGGGAGTGCAGTTTCACCCTGAGAGCATTCTCACTGCCGCAGGGGGTGCCATAATCGACAACGTGCTTTCCGGCAGGGAGGGATGA
- a CDS encoding chorismate-binding protein, with product MRETVKPGGSLRLIPVVKSIALTRDASEIFSLVSGGGHAPHAMFLESADIVPFYGKMSIMVIEPCLRICGRGTGYRLEALDRFGIRFIDALMPDLALLGSVIRNEPSLAEGILPPVPRHIDEQARLRAITPFHVLRLVLGKLTPAYWPGHLFCGLFGALTYDFIDTFESLPPPLSDPLNEDDFTFYYGTTLLVADHAKHELAIVSNAMVITDEEAGGAFLHATEVIERIERLILNGTAPPEAGSTGGAITTSQEFSREEYMSLVETMKSHIVEGDVFQAVPSRTVTAEGIADPWAIYRELRSLNPSPYMFYMNDGRGVLLGASPEMLLRVTGTEKPIVETRPIAGTRPRGIAAGVPDADLDSRYEVSLKTDFKELAEHSMLIDLARNDIARVAKPGTRVVESPYCTEKYSHVQHLVTTVKGELKEDIDAFHAYLSVMNAGTLTGAPKLKAMELLRRCEKFKRGYYGGACGYFSRNGEMDSCIIIRSMRILEGKAHLRAGAGIVYDSIAESEYEETEKKLAAPLTALKRAAER from the coding sequence ATGAGAGAAACAGTGAAGCCCGGAGGCTCTCTCCGCCTCATCCCCGTCGTGAAGAGCATCGCCCTCACCCGTGATGCCTCGGAGATCTTCTCGCTGGTCTCGGGAGGAGGCCATGCACCCCATGCCATGTTCCTGGAATCGGCCGACATCGTGCCCTTCTATGGGAAAATGAGCATCATGGTCATCGAGCCGTGCCTGCGCATCTGCGGGAGAGGAACGGGCTACCGCCTGGAAGCGCTTGACCGCTTTGGTATAAGATTCATAGATGCCTTGATGCCCGATCTTGCCCTGCTGGGGAGCGTGATAAGGAATGAGCCTTCGCTTGCAGAGGGAATTCTTCCCCCTGTTCCCCGCCATATTGACGAGCAGGCGAGGCTGAGAGCCATCACACCCTTTCACGTGCTCCGCCTTGTCCTCGGGAAGCTCACGCCGGCTTACTGGCCCGGCCACCTTTTCTGCGGCCTCTTCGGCGCCCTCACCTACGACTTCATAGACACCTTCGAGAGCCTTCCCCCGCCTTTGAGCGATCCCCTTAATGAGGATGATTTCACCTTCTATTATGGCACCACGTTGCTCGTGGCAGACCATGCGAAGCATGAGCTTGCCATAGTCTCCAACGCCATGGTCATCACCGACGAAGAGGCAGGCGGCGCGTTCCTCCACGCCACAGAAGTGATAGAACGTATCGAGCGCCTCATTCTCAACGGCACCGCACCTCCTGAGGCGGGGAGCACCGGGGGAGCCATCACCACCTCCCAGGAGTTCAGCAGGGAGGAATACATGAGCCTCGTAGAGACAATGAAAAGCCATATCGTCGAGGGCGATGTGTTCCAGGCCGTCCCTTCCAGGACCGTCACTGCAGAAGGCATAGCAGACCCCTGGGCAATTTACAGAGAGCTCCGTTCCCTCAACCCTTCACCTTACATGTTTTACATGAACGACGGGCGCGGTGTGCTGCTGGGGGCATCGCCCGAGATGCTCCTCAGGGTCACCGGCACAGAAAAGCCAATCGTAGAGACGAGGCCCATCGCGGGTACAAGGCCCAGGGGGATCGCTGCAGGAGTCCCTGATGCCGACCTTGACTCCCGGTACGAGGTCTCCCTCAAGACTGACTTCAAGGAGCTTGCCGAGCACTCCATGCTCATCGACCTGGCGCGCAACGACATCGCCCGCGTGGCAAAGCCCGGTACGAGAGTCGTCGAGTCGCCGTACTGCACGGAGAAATATTCCCATGTGCAGCACCTTGTGACCACGGTGAAGGGTGAGCTCAAGGAAGATATTGACGCCTTCCATGCCTACCTCTCGGTGATGAATGCCGGGACCCTCACCGGGGCACCCAAGCTCAAGGCAATGGAGCTCCTGAGACGCTGTGAAAAATTCAAGCGCGGCTATTACGGCGGCGCCTGCGGCTACTTCAGCCGGAACGGCGAGATGGACTCCTGCATCATCATCCGCTCGATGAGGATTCTGGAGGGAAAGGCGCACCTGCGGGCAGGGGCAGGCATTGTCTACGATTCCATCGCGGAGAGCGAATACGAGGAGACGGAAAAAAAGCTTGCCGCCCCGCTCACGGCATTGAAAAGAGCTGCAGAGAGATGA
- the aroF gene encoding 3-deoxy-7-phosphoheptulonate synthase yields the protein MIIVLRKNVTKQESDSILKGIENLGLEPLYLPGSEKIVIGALGDERKLQALQLEALPFVERVIPILEPHKLVNRKFHDESTVITLGAHAIGGGTFTFIAGPCAVESREQIIEIARQVKDKGGHVLRGGAFKPRTSPYSFQGLKEEGLEYLKEARAVTGLPICTEIIHTKDVERYYDYYDILQIGARNMQNYDLLLEAGKIDKPVLLKRGLSARLEELIMCAEYIALAGNPRIILCERGIRTFETAMRNTLDLAAVPYLKRETHLPVVVDPSHGTGDRELAYIMAKAAAIVGADGILIEVHTDPDRAKSDGKQTISTERFSKLVGEIEKLMHLSAKECQ from the coding sequence ATGATTATTGTGCTTCGCAAGAACGTGACAAAACAGGAATCCGACAGCATCCTCAAGGGGATAGAGAATCTGGGGCTTGAGCCCCTTTACCTCCCCGGCTCGGAGAAGATTGTGATAGGCGCCCTCGGCGACGAGCGGAAGCTCCAGGCCCTCCAGCTCGAAGCCCTCCCCTTCGTGGAGCGCGTCATTCCCATCCTGGAGCCCCACAAGCTTGTGAACAGGAAGTTCCACGACGAGAGCACCGTTATCACCCTGGGCGCCCACGCCATCGGGGGAGGGACCTTCACCTTCATCGCCGGCCCCTGCGCTGTCGAGAGCCGCGAGCAGATCATCGAGATCGCAAGACAAGTGAAGGACAAGGGGGGCCACGTGCTCAGGGGAGGCGCTTTCAAGCCCCGCACCTCGCCCTATTCCTTCCAGGGCCTCAAGGAGGAAGGCCTGGAATACCTCAAGGAGGCAAGGGCTGTCACAGGCCTCCCCATATGCACCGAGATAATCCACACAAAGGATGTGGAGCGCTATTACGACTATTATGACATCCTGCAGATCGGGGCCCGGAACATGCAGAACTACGACCTCCTCCTTGAGGCAGGGAAGATTGACAAGCCCGTGCTCCTCAAGAGGGGGCTCTCGGCGCGGCTCGAGGAGCTCATCATGTGCGCCGAGTATATTGCCCTTGCGGGAAATCCCAGGATAATCCTCTGCGAGCGGGGCATCAGGACCTTTGAGACGGCCATGCGCAACACCCTGGATCTCGCCGCTGTCCCTTATCTCAAACGCGAGACCCACCTTCCCGTCGTGGTGGATCCATCCCATGGTACCGGCGACAGGGAGTTGGCCTATATCATGGCGAAGGCGGCGGCCATCGTAGGCGCCGACGGCATCCTTATCGAGGTCCACACCGACCCCGACAGGGCAAAAAGCGACGGCAAGCAGACCATCTCGACGGAGCGCTTCTCGAAGCTCGTGGGCGAAATCGAGAAGCTCATGCACCTCTCAGCAAAGGAGTGCCAATGA
- the hflX gene encoding GTPase HflX has translation MDRRGHVYDVFVGDAKGIEISGLGRYRAGRSRFRGLRFLHTHLRGEELSTDDLMDLALLRFDLVVALEVLPSGLPGLVRMAHLLPRDSREKLYEVLEPLSVHELDLDFHQFIESLEEEFALSAKSSDILDGRKRALLIGVTTRSTEKARESMEELSALAESAGIEVLETIIQRRQTIDNRYVMGKGKIKEIFITSLQLGATLIVFDRELTGSQMKSISEATDLEVIDRTQLILDIFAQRARSREGKIQVELAQLKYSLPRLVLKDDFLSRITGGIRARGPGETKLEIYRRRIKERIDRLNSDIDEIVKGRDERRKAREKTGIPVLSLIGYTNAGKSTLLNSLTESSVFVENRLFATLDPTTRRLRFPREREVIITDTVGFIREIPRDLLSAFRSTLEELREAHLLIHLFDASGPTFREHISAVNDILQELALDNIPHLLVGNKADKLTDEEKQRIEEELGCITISAIKKESLGVLTSLMEKEIWKDA, from the coding sequence GTGGACCGCCGGGGCCACGTCTATGATGTCTTCGTGGGCGACGCGAAGGGCATCGAGATCTCGGGCCTGGGGCGCTACCGCGCGGGACGCTCCCGCTTCAGGGGGCTGCGCTTCCTCCACACCCATCTCCGGGGCGAGGAACTCAGCACCGATGACCTCATGGACCTGGCTCTCCTCAGGTTTGACCTCGTGGTCGCCCTTGAGGTGCTCCCTTCGGGTCTCCCCGGCCTTGTGCGCATGGCCCACCTTCTCCCCAGGGACTCACGGGAGAAGCTTTACGAGGTCCTCGAGCCTCTGTCGGTCCATGAGCTGGACCTTGACTTTCACCAGTTCATTGAGTCCCTCGAGGAGGAGTTCGCTCTTTCGGCAAAGAGCTCCGACATATTGGATGGAAGAAAGCGCGCCCTCCTTATCGGCGTCACGACGCGAAGCACGGAGAAGGCCAGGGAATCCATGGAGGAGCTCTCGGCACTGGCCGAGTCGGCAGGCATTGAAGTGCTCGAGACCATCATCCAGCGCAGGCAGACCATAGACAACCGCTACGTGATGGGGAAAGGGAAGATCAAGGAGATTTTCATCACGTCGCTCCAGCTCGGCGCCACCCTCATTGTTTTCGACAGGGAGCTCACGGGCTCGCAGATGAAGTCCATCTCCGAGGCCACGGACCTCGAGGTCATCGACAGGACGCAGCTCATCCTGGACATCTTTGCCCAGCGCGCCCGCTCAAGGGAAGGCAAGATCCAGGTGGAGCTCGCCCAGCTCAAATACTCTCTTCCCCGCCTCGTGCTGAAGGATGACTTTCTCTCACGCATCACAGGGGGCATAAGGGCCAGAGGGCCCGGCGAGACAAAGCTCGAGATTTACCGCCGCAGGATCAAGGAGCGTATCGACCGCCTCAACAGCGACATTGATGAGATTGTGAAGGGCCGCGATGAGCGCAGGAAGGCGAGGGAGAAAACGGGCATCCCCGTCCTCTCCCTCATCGGCTATACCAACGCGGGCAAATCCACGCTCCTCAACAGCCTCACCGAGAGCAGTGTCTTCGTGGAGAACCGCCTCTTCGCCACGCTTGATCCCACGACGCGAAGGCTTCGCTTCCCCCGTGAGCGGGAAGTAATAATCACCGATACCGTGGGCTTCATAAGGGAGATACCCCGCGATCTGCTGAGCGCTTTCCGCTCAACCCTCGAGGAGCTGCGCGAGGCCCACCTCCTCATTCACCTCTTCGACGCGAGCGGCCCGACCTTCAGGGAGCACATCAGCGCAGTCAACGACATCCTCCAGGAGCTTGCCCTGGACAATATCCCCCATCTCCTCGTGGGGAACAAGGCGGACAAGCTCACTGACGAGGAAAAGCAGCGCATAGAGGAGGAGCTGGGCTGTATCACTATAAGCGCCATAAAGAAGGAGTCCCTGGGCGTTCTCACCAGCCTTATGGAAAAAGAGATATGGAAAGACGCTTAG
- a CDS encoding SpoIIE family protein phosphatase, with product MKKLRINVIFYAVLVLAVLVITHLSLLDSFDYLWLDRLLQLRSSLLKGTYEELSKKSPSPVIVIAIPSYQEMQKKYKDTELIKGAYTKSINILRSQKAAVIALNFIPPALDTKSLKPPDASSQGSLLFPAFFYRSGKTATIIGSPGQALEKVAGDLGLIEVSSNVKMRFIPLRENVEGKEYDHFVLETLAHYYRIKKEDIRFSSTILGSSVSLGTAKSLPLQGKNQFFINYFTSATMGFNARPSRTYSYFSMEQLLGGKVPPAEIEGKIVLLGSIDPMERYFTMTPLGIMSDCEIFAQALYSVVKGPVLFHIPVILYDIILLVLGGGCYFLFFHSPLRGMRRIFPAAAAAYLVLTVLVFMAFSTYLDIFPFLFLITGIFFISTYTSPEEKQAQTEAHLEAFRTIVKKSIEDSESPDWGNSLLTLICQPLSITRGVLMINREDRAGPEGREAFCYPPEETPSLYEGEINAMIKAKKPLFTTSSLVVPLMMGENVHYGVLKLQKKSFTSQELQMMMALSQLTFISLYTMRLMEKVRKSKRLELEAELASKIQKALLVEKAPPVKGADIACRCISASEVGGDYFDFVTTPDGSIGIACGDVTGHGMGAALIMGLLRSVLRSQASQIDAPCEVVTAINNVLYNDFVSFGKMSSLFYCTYRATDKTLAFTNAGHNPPLLIRATELNARPLKGKGPILGFRPNIKYKEFRIKIYPKDILIFMTDGIVEAENESKEFFGTERVEKIVAVHQDESAQEILDALFDEVEVFTQGLEQKDDMTLVVMKV from the coding sequence GTGAAGAAACTCAGAATCAATGTCATCTTTTACGCAGTCCTGGTGCTTGCCGTGCTTGTCATCACCCACCTTTCCCTCTTGGACAGCTTTGATTACCTCTGGCTTGACAGGCTTCTTCAGCTGCGCTCCTCGCTTCTGAAGGGCACCTACGAGGAGCTTTCAAAGAAATCCCCCTCGCCTGTCATCGTCATCGCCATCCCCTCCTACCAGGAAATGCAGAAAAAATACAAAGACACTGAGCTGATTAAAGGAGCCTATACCAAGAGCATCAACATCCTCCGCTCCCAGAAGGCCGCCGTGATTGCCCTCAACTTCATTCCCCCGGCGCTTGATACAAAGAGCCTGAAGCCTCCTGACGCCTCTTCCCAGGGCAGCCTTCTGTTCCCTGCCTTTTTTTACCGGAGCGGGAAAACGGCAACGATCATAGGGAGCCCCGGCCAGGCCCTGGAAAAGGTTGCAGGAGACCTGGGGCTCATCGAGGTGAGCTCAAACGTGAAGATGCGCTTCATTCCGCTGCGCGAAAACGTTGAAGGCAAGGAATATGACCATTTTGTGCTGGAGACCCTCGCCCATTACTACAGGATAAAAAAAGAAGATATCAGGTTCTCGAGCACCATCCTGGGGAGCTCCGTGTCCCTGGGGACTGCCAAGAGCCTTCCTCTCCAGGGGAAAAACCAGTTCTTCATCAATTACTTCACTTCGGCCACCATGGGATTTAACGCGAGGCCCAGCAGGACCTATTCCTACTTCTCCATGGAGCAGCTCCTCGGCGGGAAAGTGCCGCCTGCCGAGATCGAGGGGAAAATCGTACTGCTGGGCTCAATCGATCCCATGGAGCGCTATTTCACCATGACGCCCCTCGGCATCATGTCGGACTGCGAGATCTTCGCACAGGCTCTCTATTCGGTGGTAAAAGGCCCCGTCCTCTTTCACATCCCCGTGATCCTTTACGACATCATCCTGCTCGTCCTTGGCGGCGGCTGCTACTTTCTCTTTTTCCACTCGCCGCTCAGGGGAATGCGCAGGATTTTCCCTGCCGCCGCCGCTGCCTACCTTGTCCTGACAGTCCTGGTATTTATGGCTTTCTCGACTTACCTTGACATCTTTCCCTTTCTTTTTCTCATCACGGGCATCTTCTTCATCAGCACCTACACATCGCCCGAGGAAAAGCAGGCGCAGACCGAGGCGCACCTCGAGGCTTTCAGGACCATCGTCAAGAAATCCATAGAGGACAGCGAGAGTCCCGACTGGGGAAACTCCCTCCTCACCCTGATATGCCAGCCCCTCAGCATTACCCGCGGCGTCCTCATGATCAACAGGGAGGATCGGGCAGGTCCCGAAGGACGTGAAGCCTTCTGCTATCCTCCCGAAGAGACCCCAAGCCTCTACGAAGGCGAGATAAACGCCATGATCAAGGCAAAAAAGCCTCTTTTTACCACCTCTTCGCTCGTCGTCCCCCTCATGATGGGAGAAAATGTCCACTACGGCGTCCTGAAGCTCCAGAAAAAGAGCTTCACCTCCCAGGAGCTCCAGATGATGATGGCCCTCTCGCAGCTCACGTTCATCAGCCTTTACACCATGAGGCTCATGGAAAAGGTGAGGAAATCAAAGCGCCTGGAGCTCGAGGCTGAGCTCGCCTCAAAGATACAGAAGGCCCTCCTTGTGGAAAAAGCGCCGCCCGTCAAGGGTGCGGACATAGCATGCCGCTGCATTTCGGCGAGCGAGGTGGGCGGCGACTACTTCGACTTTGTCACGACGCCCGACGGGTCAATCGGCATTGCCTGCGGCGACGTGACAGGGCACGGCATGGGGGCCGCCCTAATCATGGGCCTCCTCAGGAGCGTGCTGAGATCACAGGCTTCCCAGATAGACGCCCCATGCGAGGTGGTCACGGCTATCAACAACGTGCTTTACAACGATTTCGTAAGCTTCGGAAAAATGTCCTCGCTCTTTTACTGCACTTACAGAGCCACGGACAAGACCCTTGCCTTCACCAATGCGGGCCACAACCCGCCGCTCCTCATCAGGGCAACCGAGCTCAATGCCCGCCCGCTCAAGGGCAAGGGCCCCATTCTGGGCTTCCGTCCCAACATCAAGTACAAGGAGTTCCGCATCAAGATCTATCCCAAGGATATCCTGATCTTCATGACCGACGGCATTGTCGAGGCTGAGAACGAGAGCAAGGAGTTCTTCGGCACCGAGCGCGTCGAGAAGATTGTGGCGGTCCACCAGGACGAGTCCGCCCAGGAGATCCTCGACGCACTCTTTGATGAAGTTGAGGTGTTCACCCAGGGCCTCGAGCAGAAGGATGACATGACCCTCGTGGTGATGAAGGTATAA
- a CDS encoding zinc metallopeptidase: protein MFFDPLYLIIVMPFVLLSLYASIKVQTTFKKYLQVPARSGLTGSQAARELLNGGGLQDVAVEEGGGFLSDFYDPLRKRLSLSPEVYEGNSLASVGVAAHETGHAFQHSQGYLPLQLRSSLVPVAGFGSNAGWIMAVIGIAFQSGFMLNLGILLFSCAVLFYVITLPVEFNASSRAVALLTEKGIVGRDEEKAVRDVLGAAALTYLAAALTAVAQLLYLLALRNRD, encoded by the coding sequence ATGTTTTTCGATCCCCTTTACCTCATCATTGTGATGCCCTTTGTGCTTCTCTCACTTTATGCGAGCATAAAGGTGCAGACAACTTTCAAGAAATACTTGCAGGTGCCGGCAAGGTCGGGCCTTACAGGGAGCCAGGCGGCAAGGGAGCTTCTGAACGGGGGAGGGCTCCAGGACGTGGCCGTCGAGGAGGGAGGCGGCTTTTTGAGCGATTTCTATGATCCCTTGAGAAAGAGGCTTTCCCTTTCCCCGGAAGTCTATGAGGGCAATTCTCTTGCCTCCGTTGGCGTTGCAGCCCATGAAACGGGCCACGCCTTCCAGCACTCCCAGGGCTACCTTCCCCTCCAGCTGCGCTCAAGCCTCGTGCCTGTTGCAGGCTTCGGGAGCAACGCCGGGTGGATCATGGCAGTAATAGGCATTGCCTTTCAGTCGGGTTTCATGCTGAACCTGGGAATCCTGCTTTTTTCCTGCGCGGTCCTCTTCTATGTCATCACCCTTCCCGTGGAGTTCAACGCCAGTTCCCGGGCAGTGGCGCTCCTCACGGAAAAGGGAATTGTCGGAAGAGACGAGGAAAAGGCTGTGCGCGATGTGCTCGGTGCGGCAGCCCTCACTTATCTGGCCGCCGCCCTCACGGCAGTGGCGCAGCTTCTCTACCTCCTGGCGCTCCGCAACAGGGACTGA